Proteins encoded together in one Acyrthosiphon pisum isolate AL4f unplaced genomic scaffold, pea_aphid_22Mar2018_4r6ur Scaffold_21631;HRSCAF=24446, whole genome shotgun sequence window:
- the LOC103308171 gene encoding zinc finger MYM-type protein 1-like, with amino-acid sequence MRHEITENHVFASIKASYKEASFPVVPSLKENEMKKIVQNKEVIRHLIDIVLYLRRHCLPFRGHREGWKDDVRGNFKDLAILLAKYSPPLSCHLTEFQIRGKYTQNFVSWNRKNQLILAIATNTIKNEILNAKFFALSLYTTFDVSRKEQLSLVIRYINKILDDICKDMCLDWKTYLIGQSYDGAASMRGAYNSLQAIVKEHNSSATYVWCWAHKFNLVIVDAVSSCSQARDLFGTLETLYDYIGSSKKRVGLYSASQRKIYPGKPLRRLKRVDTTRWTSHSAALCTGFDTYDSIIDTLEDLQHDSDRISSVKASSLINYLLSERFILTSFIFKQIFELTSPLTKFLQGVNTDLLGASEYIVERFNDQSTPFYKDISLFREKRLKKVAEQSNLPTDAFDGFEMVYGKFVKADDLRQKIHKTDDIDEEIETSDNTENDIDPEDLDLATNQGNISTVFKVCHQNYLKEVFPSNYIALCICLTLPVSSSSPKRAFSKLKLIKSRLRSTMGEDRLESLICDYKH; translated from the exons ATGAGACATGAAATAACTGAAAATCATGTATTTGCTTCAATTAAAGCATCATATAAGGAAGCTTCTTTTCCAGTTGTTCCTTCATTAAaagaaaatgaaatgaaaaaaatagtacaGAACAAGGAGGTTATCAGACATTTAATTGACATAGTGTTGTATTTGCGGAGACACTGTTTACCTTTTAGAGGTCATAGAGAGGGTTGGAAAGATGATGTTCGTggaaattttaaagatttagcTATCTTATTGGCAAAGTATTCACCTCCATTATCATGTCATTTAACTGAATTCCAAATTAGGggaaaatatacacaaaattttGTATCATGGAATCGGAAAAATCAGTTGATATTAGCTATTGCaactaatacaataaaaaatgaaattttgaatGCAAAATTTTTTGCTTTATCTTTATACACCACATTTGACGTGTCAAGAAAAGAGCAATTGTCACTGGTTATtcggtatataaataaaa TTCTTGATGATATATGTAAAGATATGTGTTTAGATTGGAAAACTTATCTAATTGGGCAATCTTATGATGGTGCTGCCTCAATGAGAGGTGCATACAACAGCTTACAAGCTATTGTAAAAGAGCATAATTCATCAGCTACTTACGTTTGGTGTTGGGcacacaaatttaatttggttataGTCGATGCTGTAAGTTCCTGTTCACAAGCTAGAGACTTATTTGGTACATTGGAAACACTTTATGATTATATAGGCAGTAGTAAGAAGCGAGTAGGACTTTACTCGGCATCCCAAAGAAAAATATATCCTGGAAAGCCACTGCGAAGACTAAAAAGAGTAGATACTACCCGATGGACATCACACTCAGCTGCTCTTTGTACGGGTTTCGACACATATGATTCAATCATTGATACATTAGAGGATTTACAACACGATTCTGATCGTATATCGAGTGTCAAAGCTAGTagcttgataaattatttattgtccgAGCGTTTTATACTaactagttttatttttaagcaaatttttgaattaactagtCCTTTAACTAAATTTTTGCAAGGTGTTAATACTGATTTGCTGGGTGCTAGTGAATAC ATAGTAGAGCGATTCAATGATCAATCTACTCcattttataaagatatttcaCTTTTTCgagaaaaaagattaaaaaaagtaGCAGAGCAGTCAAATTTACCCACTGATGCTTTTGATGGATTTGAAATGGTCTATGGGAAATTTGTAAAAGCTGATGATTTAAGAC aaaaaattcacaaaacaGATGATATCGACGAAGAAATAGAAACAAGTGATAATACTGAAAATGATATTGATCCAGAAGATCTAGACTTAGCAACAAACCAAGGAAATATTTCGACGGTTTTTAAGGTGTGTcaccaaaattatttaaaagaagtgTTTCCATCCaattatattgcattatgtATATGTTTAACTTTACCGGTTTCAAGTTCTTCTCCTAAAAGAGCCTTTTCTAAATTGAAGCTAATTAAAAGTAGATTGAGAAGTACTATGGGAGAAGATAGATTAGAATCTCTTATATGTgattataaacactaa